In one Acidimicrobium ferrooxidans DSM 10331 genomic region, the following are encoded:
- a CDS encoding CYTH domain-containing protein — protein MSEGAIGTERELKFRPRDVDEARVLVARFRDRLGLPAAPAVTTTLESRYLDTADHQLARCGLGVRARWALEALDPEAARWTAKLALEEDDGTYVSVEFEVDGERERLPAEIAGRLRSVVGSARLVELARIRNHRTSWRDATGGVEIELDVVDVLAPRTGHFVEVEVEVADDEQLRALRRWVGAVPVSTTHKLGAALGQVVSVDPECVARVRALLEAPSDPGWCEEPAPWAR, from the coding sequence GTGAGCGAAGGCGCGATCGGGACCGAGCGGGAACTGAAGTTCCGCCCGCGCGACGTCGACGAGGCACGAGTCCTCGTCGCCAGGTTCCGTGACCGGCTCGGTCTGCCTGCGGCCCCCGCGGTGACGACCACGCTCGAGTCGCGCTACCTCGACACGGCCGATCACCAGCTCGCGCGCTGCGGCCTTGGCGTGCGAGCCCGCTGGGCGCTCGAGGCTTTGGATCCCGAGGCCGCACGCTGGACGGCCAAGCTCGCACTCGAAGAGGACGACGGCACCTACGTGTCGGTCGAGTTCGAGGTCGACGGCGAGCGCGAGCGCCTCCCGGCCGAGATCGCTGGTCGGCTTCGGAGCGTCGTCGGATCGGCGCGGTTGGTGGAGCTCGCGCGGATTCGCAACCACCGTACCAGCTGGCGCGATGCGACCGGTGGTGTCGAGATCGAGCTCGACGTGGTGGACGTGCTCGCTCCGCGAACTGGGCACTTCGTCGAGGTCGAGGTCGAGGTCGCCGACGACGAGCAGCTGCGCGCGCTGCGGCGCTGGGTCGGGGCGGTCCCGGTGTCGACGACCCACAAGCTCGGCGCGGCCCTCGGGCAGGTCGTGAGCGTCGATCCGGAGTGCGTCGCGCGGGTGCGTGCCCTCCTCGAGGCGCCGAGCGACCCCGGCTGGTGCGAGGAGCCTGCTCCATGGGCACGCTGA
- a CDS encoding Ppx/GppA phosphatase family protein, which translates to MGTLSAAAIDLGSNSFHLVVARVRPERLLEPVYEDKVMLRLGEVVARLGRFDDEAEARAHEAFERFVSLARAFGATVIVAAATASFRDAQNGRDVADALEARTGVHVRILTGHEEASTIFSAVRSAGSIGQVPVVVADLGGGSLELALGTQRSLLRARSLPLGVGKLSVRYRCSDPPRHDELARIRAHVEAVAGAELREMASFEPRRLVLASGTFAAIAKVARRLGRVDQLADGQVLRVVDVASLTGALDAIVRADREARIDRLGIDRRRSDTVVPGVLIVRALLDELGVDEVWTSRWALREGLLIQAVEEGDAMGFAFDAAELRAGSLRHLMRKYQIEEDHARAVERHALALFDGLGGALELVPEDRDLLAVAALLHDVGAFVSGRNHDRHGAYLLAADPPRGLSVRERLVVEGVVGSHRRGAPRSPDALSTADRDRVAALAALLRVADGLDASHTQVVEGVEVQLEADEIRLVVHADEALGAERVALETKTELLSSLLGRRVELDVVPVARDGAARARSVLD; encoded by the coding sequence ATGGGCACGCTGAGTGCGGCGGCGATCGATCTCGGCTCCAACTCGTTCCATCTCGTCGTGGCGCGGGTGCGTCCGGAGCGCCTCCTCGAGCCCGTCTACGAGGACAAGGTCATGCTGCGCCTCGGGGAGGTGGTCGCACGCCTCGGTCGCTTCGACGACGAGGCCGAAGCACGTGCCCACGAGGCGTTCGAGCGCTTCGTCTCGCTCGCACGCGCGTTCGGCGCGACGGTCATCGTCGCCGCGGCGACCGCGAGCTTCCGTGATGCCCAGAACGGGCGTGACGTCGCCGACGCGCTCGAGGCGCGAACCGGGGTGCACGTTCGTATCCTCACCGGTCACGAAGAGGCCAGCACGATCTTCTCGGCGGTGCGCTCGGCCGGCAGCATCGGCCAGGTCCCCGTCGTCGTGGCCGACCTCGGCGGAGGCAGCTTGGAGCTCGCGCTCGGGACCCAACGATCCCTCCTGCGCGCGCGCAGCCTCCCACTGGGTGTGGGCAAGCTGTCGGTGCGCTACCGCTGTAGCGACCCGCCACGGCACGACGAACTGGCTCGGATCCGGGCCCACGTCGAGGCGGTCGCCGGTGCCGAGCTCCGCGAGATGGCCTCGTTCGAGCCGCGCCGGCTGGTCCTGGCGAGCGGGACGTTCGCCGCGATCGCGAAGGTCGCGCGTCGACTCGGTCGCGTCGATCAGCTCGCCGACGGGCAGGTGTTGCGGGTCGTGGACGTCGCCTCCCTCACCGGTGCGCTCGATGCGATCGTGCGTGCCGATCGAGAGGCCCGCATCGACCGTCTCGGGATCGATCGGCGGCGCAGCGATACCGTCGTGCCGGGCGTCCTGATCGTTCGCGCCCTCCTCGATGAGCTCGGGGTCGACGAGGTGTGGACCAGTCGGTGGGCGCTTCGGGAGGGCCTGTTGATCCAGGCCGTGGAGGAGGGCGACGCCATGGGCTTCGCCTTCGACGCTGCCGAGCTCCGCGCTGGCTCGCTCCGACACCTCATGCGGAAGTACCAGATCGAGGAGGATCACGCCCGCGCTGTGGAGCGGCACGCACTCGCGCTCTTCGACGGACTGGGCGGTGCCCTCGAGCTCGTGCCCGAGGATCGTGACTTGCTCGCGGTGGCGGCGCTGCTGCACGACGTCGGTGCGTTCGTCTCGGGCCGGAACCACGACCGTCACGGTGCGTATCTGCTCGCGGCCGACCCACCACGCGGGCTGTCGGTGCGCGAGCGGCTGGTGGTCGAGGGCGTCGTCGGCTCGCACCGTCGCGGCGCGCCTCGTTCCCCCGACGCCCTCTCGACGGCCGATCGCGACCGTGTGGCTGCGCTCGCCGCACTCCTGCGCGTCGCCGATGGGCTCGATGCCTCCCACACCCAAGTGGTCGAAGGGGTCGAGGTCCAGCTCGAGGCGGACGAGATCCGTCTCGTGGTGCACGCCGACGAGGCGCTCGGTGCCGAGCGCGTTGCTCTCGAGACGAAGACCGAGCTGCTCAGCTCCCTCCTGGGGCGCAGAGTCGAACTCGACGTGGTGCCGGTGGCGCGAGATGGGGCGGCACGAGCGCGGTCCGTGCTCGACTGA